From the Psychrobacillus sp. FSL K6-4046 genome, one window contains:
- a CDS encoding GNAT family N-acetyltransferase encodes MTLTLKKCTFEDLHTLQEISYETFDETFKHQNSPENMNTYLERAFNLTQLEKELSNISSQFFFVYHNNEVAGYLKVNVDEAQSEKMDEESLEIERIYVKNKFQKLGLGKLLLNKAIEIAMESDKKKIWLGVWEKNENAIVFYKNMGFVQTSDHSFYMGDEEQIDLIMTKTLS; translated from the coding sequence ATGACTTTAACTCTTAAAAAATGTACCTTTGAAGATTTGCATACGCTTCAAGAAATTAGTTATGAAACATTTGATGAGACATTTAAGCATCAAAATTCACCTGAAAATATGAATACTTATTTAGAACGAGCATTTAATTTAACACAATTAGAAAAAGAATTATCCAATATTTCCTCGCAATTCTTTTTTGTTTATCATAACAATGAAGTTGCCGGTTACTTAAAGGTCAATGTTGATGAGGCACAGTCTGAAAAGATGGATGAGGAATCACTTGAAATAGAGAGGATATATGTAAAGAATAAGTTTCAAAAGCTAGGACTTGGAAAACTTCTCCTCAACAAGGCGATAGAAATCGCAATGGAAAGCGATAAAAAGAAAATTTGGTTAGGTGTATGGGAGAAGAATGAAAATGCAATTGTTTTCTATAAGAACATGGGGTTTGTTCAAACCAGCGATCACTCCTTTTATATGGGTGATGAAGAACAGATAGATTTAATAATGACTAAAACGCTCTCCTAA
- a CDS encoding TetR/AcrR family transcriptional regulator, with protein MPPGMETKQHLIKTAGHLFSCYGFEAVKISTIINESNTTKGALYHHFPNGKEELLLAAIQYTGDLLLSDTKNLLNKSADPIEMLLNQLNMIATQIEQKHELYGVPIGNIAGEMALKNNEIRLACDHVFKSWQKLVKEKFIDYGMSEECATNLAITLNALFEGGILLSVTSASGDPLRAIAKQIPNLVPPKQ; from the coding sequence ATGCCCCCAGGGATGGAAACTAAACAGCACCTTATCAAGACTGCAGGCCACTTATTTAGTTGTTATGGTTTTGAAGCGGTAAAAATCTCCACTATTATCAACGAAAGCAACACAACTAAAGGCGCCCTTTATCATCACTTTCCGAACGGTAAGGAAGAGCTACTCCTTGCTGCTATCCAATATACAGGAGATTTGTTACTAAGTGATACAAAAAATCTATTGAACAAATCTGCTGATCCTATTGAAATGTTATTAAATCAATTGAATATGATTGCTACTCAAATTGAGCAAAAGCATGAATTATATGGTGTTCCTATTGGTAATATTGCAGGAGAAATGGCTCTTAAAAACAATGAGATTCGTCTAGCCTGTGATCACGTTTTTAAAAGTTGGCAAAAATTAGTGAAAGAGAAGTTTATCGATTATGGTATGTCGGAAGAATGTGCAACTAATCTTGCCATAACATTAAACGCATTATTTGAAGGTGGGATATTGTTGAGCGTCACAAGTGCTTCTGGTGATCCATTAAGAGCTATCGCCAAACAAATACCCAATTTAGTACCACCAAAACAGTAA
- a CDS encoding DHA2 family efflux MFS transporter permease subunit: protein MSQPIKKLPILSAFLIAGFVGLFSETALNMALGQLTVELGVEHTTIQWLTTGFLLTLGILVPISGLLIQKFTTRQLFLTSLTFSIVGTIIAGLAPTFAFLLMARIVQAVGTAILLPLMFNTVLLIFPVEKRGSAMGIMGLVIMFAPAISPTVSGIILEYLTWHWIFWTTLPFLVFALVFGYFYMQNVNELTHPKIDVLSVLFSSIGFGGIVYGFSVAGENGWGSTIVIVALAAGIIGLALFTWRQLNMEKPMINLAVLKYPMFVLGLIAVFIAFMCILSTMILLPLYLQTGLALATFTAGLVLLPGGVINGIFSPIVGKLFDDYGAKVLVMPGFILIGIAFVFFMQIDQQTSQLTIIVLHSVMMIGVSLVMAPAQTNGLNQLPRHLYPDGTALMNTLQQVSGAIGTAVAITIMSTAQTSFMKEEGTTIPSIDSFIYGVQTSFKYAIALAVVGLILSFFIKGKKQTINSKN, encoded by the coding sequence ATGTCACAACCAATTAAAAAATTACCTATACTTTCTGCATTCTTAATAGCGGGCTTTGTAGGTCTCTTCAGTGAAACAGCACTAAACATGGCATTAGGACAACTAACTGTCGAGCTAGGCGTTGAACATACAACGATTCAATGGCTGACAACTGGCTTCCTGCTGACCCTAGGTATACTTGTACCGATTTCTGGATTGCTAATCCAAAAATTTACGACTCGTCAGCTATTCTTAACCTCCTTAACATTTTCTATCGTAGGGACAATAATTGCAGGACTTGCGCCAACCTTTGCCTTCTTATTAATGGCACGTATTGTACAAGCAGTTGGTACTGCTATTCTATTACCTTTAATGTTTAATACGGTTCTATTAATCTTCCCAGTCGAAAAACGTGGATCCGCAATGGGTATCATGGGACTTGTTATTATGTTTGCACCAGCAATCTCCCCTACCGTATCTGGAATAATTTTAGAATACTTAACTTGGCACTGGATTTTCTGGACGACACTGCCATTCCTTGTATTTGCTTTAGTTTTCGGCTATTTCTATATGCAAAATGTGAATGAACTAACTCATCCAAAGATTGATGTACTATCTGTTCTCTTCTCCAGTATTGGATTCGGAGGAATTGTGTATGGCTTCAGTGTGGCAGGAGAAAATGGCTGGGGGAGTACTATTGTAATTGTTGCATTAGCTGCAGGTATAATCGGTCTAGCTCTATTCACTTGGCGCCAGCTGAACATGGAAAAACCAATGATCAATCTAGCAGTACTAAAATATCCTATGTTTGTACTTGGCCTAATCGCGGTATTTATCGCCTTTATGTGTATTCTTTCTACCATGATCTTGCTTCCGCTTTACCTACAAACAGGCTTAGCTTTAGCAACATTCACAGCAGGACTTGTTCTATTGCCTGGTGGTGTTATTAACGGTATTTTCTCACCTATTGTCGGAAAGCTATTTGACGACTATGGTGCAAAGGTTCTTGTAATGCCAGGATTTATTTTAATCGGTATTGCGTTCGTATTCTTTATGCAAATTGACCAACAAACTTCTCAACTTACGATAATCGTGCTTCATAGTGTTATGATGATTGGTGTATCGCTTGTTATGGCTCCGGCTCAAACAAATGGCTTAAACCAATTACCACGTCATTTATATCCAGATGGCACTGCATTAATGAACACGCTTCAGCAGGTATCTGGTGCAATCGGTACAGCAGTCGCAATTACAATCATGTCCACTGCTCAAACTTCATTCATGAAGGAAGAAGGTACTACTATTCCTTCCATCGATTCATTTATCTATGGCGTGCAAACGTCTTTCAAATATGCTATTGCATTAGCAGTAGTTGGTTTGATTTTATCGTTCTTTATCAAAGGGAAAAAACAGACGATCAACTCAAAAAATTAA